The Nocardia sp. XZ_19_385 genome window below encodes:
- a CDS encoding GNAT family N-acetyltransferase — protein MSLMSYWPLPGLRVRTPRLELRMPGMEDLGALAGLAAEGVHDPAVQPFTAAWTDVGPDERARGLLQWHWRCWADWQVAAWTLNFVVLRDGEVVGTQSISARDFAVCAEVNTGSWLGLKYHGQGMGTEMRAAVLELAFAWLGADSAVSGAFEDNFASHAVSRKLGYEKDGVEMHAVRGKPAVLRRLRLTRARWEAAPRVPVEVTGLAECLPLFGVPTKP, from the coding sequence CTTGATGTCATATTGGCCGCTGCCCGGATTGCGGGTGCGTACGCCGCGGCTGGAGTTGCGGATGCCCGGCATGGAGGACCTGGGTGCACTTGCCGGGTTGGCGGCTGAGGGAGTGCATGATCCGGCGGTACAGCCGTTCACGGCGGCGTGGACGGATGTGGGACCGGATGAACGTGCGCGTGGATTACTGCAGTGGCACTGGCGGTGCTGGGCCGACTGGCAGGTCGCGGCGTGGACGCTCAACTTCGTCGTGCTCCGCGACGGCGAAGTGGTCGGTACCCAGTCGATCAGCGCGCGGGACTTCGCGGTGTGCGCGGAGGTGAACACCGGATCCTGGCTCGGCTTGAAATATCACGGTCAAGGGATGGGGACGGAGATGCGGGCCGCGGTGCTGGAGTTGGCCTTTGCCTGGCTCGGGGCCGATTCGGCGGTGTCGGGTGCGTTCGAGGACAATTTTGCGTCGCACGCGGTTTCCCGCAAACTCGGGTACGAGAAGGACGGGGTCGAGATGCACGCGGTCCGGGGGAAGCCGGCGGTGCTGCGCCGCTTACGCCTGACGCGCGCGCGGTGGGAAGCCGCTCCACGCGTCCCGGTGGAAGTGACCGGATTGGCGGAGTGCCTACCGCTTTTCGGGGTTCCGACAAAACCGTGA
- a CDS encoding YdeI/OmpD-associated family protein, with amino-acid sequence MKFRAHVEPPEPMRGLEVPPEVVAALGGGARPPVTITINGHSWKSRVAILRGRHLLGLSNANRRAAGVTIGEEVEIELELDTEPRAIVEPPDLTRALDDDPIARAAYDNLAHSRKREHVHAIESAKKPETRQRRIEKAIAALRG; translated from the coding sequence ATGAAGTTCCGGGCCCACGTCGAGCCACCCGAGCCCATGCGGGGCCTGGAAGTTCCGCCCGAGGTGGTAGCGGCGCTCGGCGGGGGCGCGCGGCCGCCGGTAACGATCACAATCAACGGGCATTCCTGGAAGAGCCGGGTCGCGATCCTGCGAGGCCGACACCTGCTCGGCCTCAGCAACGCTAACCGGCGGGCCGCGGGTGTCACGATCGGCGAGGAGGTCGAGATCGAGTTGGAGCTCGACACCGAGCCGCGCGCCATCGTCGAGCCTCCAGACCTCACCCGAGCCCTGGACGACGACCCCATCGCCCGCGCCGCCTACGACAACCTTGCCCACAGCCGCAAGCGCGAACACGTGCACGCCATCGAGAGCGCGAAGAAGCCTGAAACGCGCCAACGACGCATCGAGAAGGCCATCGCCGCCCTGCGGGGATGA
- a CDS encoding glyoxalase, producing MTTTTSTAADTALTSVTLEVADLEAAHRFYSAFGVDTYISLRASQAQSTGFRGFTLALTVSGPATVDSFIGAAVDAGATVLKPAAKSLWGYSGVVQAPDGTIWKIATSAKKDTGPATREIDEVVLLIGVESVKATKQFYVGRGLTVAKSFGGKYAEFAPGQSSPIKLALYKRRALAKEVGVSADGTGSHRIVLGSTADAVTDSDGFVWEAAASLAPTPS from the coding sequence ATGACAACAACGACTTCCACCGCAGCCGACACCGCCCTCACCTCCGTTACCCTCGAGGTGGCCGACCTCGAGGCCGCTCACCGCTTCTACAGCGCCTTCGGCGTGGACACCTACATCAGCCTGCGGGCATCCCAGGCGCAGTCCACCGGATTCCGCGGCTTCACCCTGGCACTCACCGTGTCCGGGCCGGCCACCGTCGACAGCTTTATCGGCGCAGCCGTGGACGCCGGCGCCACGGTGCTGAAGCCCGCCGCGAAGTCGCTGTGGGGCTACAGCGGCGTCGTCCAGGCCCCCGACGGGACGATCTGGAAGATCGCGACCTCGGCGAAGAAGGACACCGGCCCCGCCACCCGCGAGATCGACGAGGTCGTCCTGCTGATCGGCGTCGAGAGCGTGAAGGCCACCAAGCAGTTCTACGTCGGCCGGGGCCTTACCGTGGCCAAGAGCTTCGGCGGCAAGTACGCCGAGTTTGCCCCCGGTCAGTCCAGCCCCATCAAGCTGGCGCTGTACAAACGCCGTGCCCTGGCCAAGGAAGTCGGCGTCTCCGCCGACGGCACCGGCTCGCACCGCATCGTTCTCGGCAGCACCGCCGACGCCGTCACCGACTCGGACGGGTTCGTCTGGGAGGCTGCCGCGTCGCTCGCTCCCACACCGTCCTGA
- a CDS encoding DUF5713 family protein produces MPITNQQVAERRFLQPLYSDPYFPDHVLDKGAAILQRLCERIETEKPSDLTALYALTWAATEEFNLLEAEFEAAGSEIETAAREEIAEDFWFVASAYGFAEADAEELIATRDW; encoded by the coding sequence ATGCCGATCACGAACCAGCAGGTTGCCGAGCGTAGGTTCTTGCAGCCCTTGTACTCGGACCCGTACTTCCCCGACCACGTTCTCGACAAAGGTGCGGCGATTCTGCAGCGTCTGTGCGAGCGGATCGAAACAGAGAAGCCGTCGGATCTGACGGCCCTGTACGCCCTCACCTGGGCGGCGACGGAAGAGTTCAACCTCCTTGAAGCGGAGTTCGAAGCGGCCGGCAGTGAGATCGAGACGGCGGCGCGGGAGGAGATCGCCGAGGACTTCTGGTTCGTCGCCTCGGCCTACGGGTTCGCGGAGGCGGACGCCGAGGAGCTGATCGCCACCCGAGATTGGTGA